The following coding sequences are from one Pigmentibacter sp. JX0631 window:
- the rpsK gene encoding 30S ribosomal protein S11 has protein sequence MNKVVSKKKRVKRNVPTGIATISASFNNTIVTFADANGDVITWSSAGSKGFKGSRRSTPFAAQVAAEDAARKAIDCGMKSCSVIVTGPGSGRESAVRAISATGIKVTLIKDATPVPHNGCRPPKRRRV, from the coding sequence ATGAATAAGGTAGTATCAAAGAAAAAGCGTGTAAAACGCAATGTTCCAACCGGTATAGCAACCATTTCAGCAAGTTTCAATAATACTATTGTTACTTTCGCTGATGCAAATGGTGATGTTATCACTTGGTCTAGTGCTGGTAGCAAGGGCTTCAAAGGCTCTCGTCGTAGCACTCCGTTTGCAGCACAGGTTGCTGCAGAAGACGCTGCTCGTAAAGCTATTGATTGTGGTATGAAAAGTTGTTCAGTAATAGTAACTGGTCCTGGTTCTGGAAGAGAATCAGCTGTACGTGCTATTTCTGCAACTGGAATCAAAGTTACGCTTATCAAAGACGCAACTCCAGTTCCACACAATGGATGCAGACCACCAAAACGTCGTAGAGTATAA
- a CDS encoding DNA-directed RNA polymerase subunit alpha codes for MQSNWKALLKPQFIEKEEISSAFGRFIAKPLERGFGTTLGNALRRVLLSSLQGAAVVGLRIEGVEHEFSTVPDVSEDVTEIVLNLKALDVWLDTEGEKTAVIDVVGPKVVRGSDIISDGSLRVLNPDHIICTVGAGGRFKAEITVRTGKGYLTSDAVKEGLPLSVIPIDAVFSPVKRVSFSVSDTRIGQRSDYNKLILEISTNGAVTSEDALAYAAKILKDQLSIFINFQEADDEVQVVDSIQVDARLNENLYKSVDELELSVRAANCLENAGIRYIGELVIRTEAEMLKTKNFGRKTLNEIKDLLAEMGLHLGMKIEGFDPTKLRDRI; via the coding sequence ATGCAGAGCAACTGGAAGGCGCTGTTAAAGCCGCAGTTTATTGAAAAAGAAGAAATTTCTTCTGCTTTTGGGAGATTTATAGCTAAGCCTCTTGAGCGTGGTTTTGGTACTACGTTAGGTAACGCATTGCGTCGTGTTTTGCTTTCTTCTCTTCAAGGTGCTGCTGTTGTAGGTTTGCGCATTGAAGGAGTAGAGCATGAGTTTTCGACAGTTCCTGACGTTTCAGAAGATGTTACAGAGATTGTTTTAAACTTAAAAGCTTTAGACGTTTGGCTCGATACAGAGGGTGAAAAAACCGCTGTTATCGACGTTGTGGGTCCTAAAGTTGTCAGAGGTTCCGATATCATCTCAGACGGCTCTCTGCGTGTATTAAATCCAGATCACATTATATGCACTGTAGGTGCAGGCGGAAGATTTAAAGCAGAAATCACTGTTCGAACTGGTAAAGGTTATCTGACAAGTGACGCTGTAAAAGAAGGCCTACCACTCAGTGTTATACCAATTGACGCTGTCTTTTCACCTGTGAAAAGAGTTAGCTTCAGTGTATCTGATACTCGTATTGGTCAGCGCTCTGATTATAACAAACTTATCTTAGAAATCAGTACGAATGGTGCTGTTACTTCTGAAGACGCTTTGGCTTATGCAGCTAAAATCCTTAAAGATCAGCTTTCTATCTTCATCAATTTCCAAGAGGCTGACGATGAAGTTCAAGTAGTTGATTCTATTCAAGTGGATGCGCGTTTGAATGAGAATCTTTATAAGTCGGTTGACGAACTTGAACTTTCTGTGAGAGCTGCTAATTGTCTTGAAAATGCAGGCATTCGTTATATAGGCGAGCTTGTTATTAGGACAGAAGCTGAAATGCTTAAAACTAAAAATTTTGGTCGTAAGACATTGAACGAAATTAAAGACCTCCTTGCTGAAATGGGACTCCATCTTGGCATGAAGATAGAGGGATTTGACCCTACTAAACTAAGGGATAGAATTTAG
- the rplQ gene encoding 50S ribosomal protein L17 yields the protein MRHRLAHRKLNRDSAARKALLRGLATQLIEHGTVVTTLERAKELRKVVEPLVALARIDSVNTRRAAASTLYSKKSVGDLFSRVAPANAQRNGGYTRILRLGFRPGDHARRAIIEFVEPNAVKAAETAAPAAN from the coding sequence ATGAGACATCGTTTAGCACATAGAAAATTAAACAGAGATTCAGCTGCACGTAAGGCACTTCTTCGTGGATTGGCAACTCAATTAATTGAGCACGGCACAGTTGTTACAACTCTTGAAAGAGCAAAAGAACTAAGAAAAGTTGTAGAACCTCTAGTTGCTTTAGCACGTATTGACAGCGTAAATACTCGTAGAGCAGCTGCTTCTACGCTTTATAGTAAAAAAAGCGTTGGAGACCTTTTTTCTCGTGTAGCTCCTGCTAATGCACAAAGAAATGGTGGATATACTCGTATTCTAAGACTTGGTTTCCGCCCTGGAGATCATGCACGTAGAGCGATTATTGAATTTGTTGAACCAAATGCAGTAAAAGCAGCTGAAACAGCAGCTCCCGCAGCAAACTAA
- a CDS encoding zinc ribbon domain-containing protein YjdM → MTNLPQCPQCNSNYTYEDGAILICPECGNEWPKLSTLSENTEDTNIIRDAHGNILQDGDFVSVIKDLKVKGSSSSVKVGTKVKIIRLVHEGDHNIDCKIDGFGSMQLKSEFVKKITN, encoded by the coding sequence ATGACCAATTTGCCACAATGCCCTCAATGTAATTCTAATTACACATATGAAGATGGAGCTATATTAATCTGTCCAGAATGTGGAAATGAATGGCCAAAACTTTCAACCTTGAGCGAAAATACAGAAGATACAAATATAATCCGTGATGCACATGGAAATATTCTTCAAGATGGTGATTTTGTCTCCGTTATAAAAGATTTAAAAGTAAAAGGTTCATCTTCTTCAGTTAAAGTTGGGACAAAAGTTAAAATTATAAGACTTGTTCATGAAGGAGACCATAATATTGATTGTAAAATTGATGGATTTGGTTCAATGCAGTTAAAATCTGAATTTGTGAAAAAAATTACAAATTAA
- a CDS encoding PAS domain S-box protein encodes MILKKSLVLKFLFKTPSQTNSILIAISIVALAFIIQWYFYNTFRTTIFIAFYPAVFFASLITGDYLAGLIATILSIVLAIFGFAPELVFPKPNDIQHTSWASIIFFFVMGNIFSYVQSDCRKIAAKALQQEREIRTILDESAIVTVTDCDGKITFVNDKYCELTGYSKEELIGNTHKIVSSSFHTSSFYTELWKTISEGKVWRGEICNKKKNGDIYYEYNTITPIQDAKGNIIKFIAMRLDITEKKIREKELIEKSKLTALLDMANGMAHEIKNPLQIIIGIISSILSRSNELNLSIHRKSCEDIMKSSRRISEIISTLEEFSNESDIKIFKDVELKEIIHSTLNLCYENFKASEINLNVMSIPQVSLRCQYNRIIQALWQLLSNSRDAILPLRERWINIDFSLGENDFKIIISDSGKNIPKEISDKMKTPFFTTKSEKKHLGLGLSVADSILRNHGGKIEIDTYSDTTKIILVFPIILITFQFE; translated from the coding sequence ATGATACTTAAAAAGAGTTTAGTACTTAAATTTTTGTTTAAAACTCCTAGTCAAACTAACTCTATTTTAATTGCAATTTCTATTGTTGCTCTTGCATTTATCATCCAATGGTATTTTTATAATACATTTCGAACTACTATTTTTATTGCTTTTTATCCTGCAGTATTTTTTGCATCTTTGATAACAGGAGATTATTTAGCAGGACTGATTGCTACAATATTATCTATAGTTTTGGCTATATTTGGATTTGCTCCTGAACTTGTTTTCCCAAAACCAAATGATATTCAGCATACAAGTTGGGCTTCTATTATTTTTTTCTTTGTAATGGGTAATATATTTAGCTATGTGCAATCTGATTGTAGAAAAATTGCTGCTAAAGCTCTACAACAAGAACGAGAAATAAGAACTATTCTTGATGAATCTGCCATAGTAACTGTCACAGACTGTGACGGAAAAATTACGTTTGTAAATGACAAATATTGTGAACTTACAGGTTATAGTAAAGAAGAATTAATTGGCAATACTCATAAAATTGTAAGTTCATCATTCCATACTTCATCTTTCTATACTGAATTATGGAAAACAATTAGTGAAGGAAAAGTTTGGCGGGGTGAAATTTGCAATAAGAAAAAAAATGGTGATATTTACTATGAATATAATACGATAACACCAATTCAAGATGCAAAAGGGAATATTATTAAATTTATTGCTATGCGTCTTGATATAACTGAGAAAAAAATTCGTGAAAAAGAATTAATCGAAAAATCAAAACTGACAGCTCTTTTAGACATGGCCAATGGAATGGCGCATGAAATAAAAAACCCTCTACAAATCATCATTGGCATAATTTCCTCAATACTATCTAGAAGTAATGAATTAAATCTTTCTATTCACAGAAAAAGCTGTGAGGATATTATGAAATCAAGTCGAAGAATATCAGAAATAATAAGTACGCTAGAAGAATTTTCTAATGAATCTGATATAAAAATCTTCAAAGATGTTGAATTAAAAGAAATAATACATTCCACATTAAACTTATGTTATGAAAATTTTAAAGCCAGTGAAATTAATCTTAATGTTATGTCAATTCCTCAAGTTTCATTAAGATGTCAGTATAATAGAATTATTCAAGCTTTATGGCAATTATTAAGCAATTCTAGAGACGCAATTTTACCGTTACGAGAAAGATGGATTAACATTGATTTTTCATTAGGAGAAAATGATTTTAAGATTATTATTTCTGATTCAGGAAAAAATATTCCAAAAGAAATTTCAGATAAAATGAAAACTCCTTTTTTCACAACTAAATCAGAAAAAAAACATTTAGGGTTAGGTCTTTCTGTAGCAGATAGTATTTTAAGGAATCATGGAGGAAAGATTGAAATTGATACTTACTCTGACACAACTAAAATAATATTAGTTTTTCCTATTATTCTTATAACTTTTCAATTTGAATAA
- a CDS encoding MarR family transcriptional regulator, whose translation MTLELDKQLCFLVYSTSLAFNKVYYKLLKELGITYPQYLVMLLLWEKQPQTVSMLCSSLFLETSTVTPLLKRLEALNLIERRREKTDERQVNISLTEAGKKLESKAKLIPQLLENSSNLSSSEMQQVMKGLIKLRTALNVSNF comes from the coding sequence GTGACCCTAGAATTAGACAAACAGCTTTGTTTTTTGGTGTATTCCACTTCTCTTGCTTTTAATAAAGTCTATTACAAGCTACTGAAAGAGTTAGGAATTACATATCCCCAATATCTGGTCATGCTCTTGTTGTGGGAAAAGCAACCGCAAACTGTTTCCATGCTCTGTTCTAGTTTATTTTTAGAAACAAGCACAGTTACACCTCTTTTAAAACGGTTAGAAGCTCTTAATTTAATTGAAAGGAGACGAGAAAAAACAGATGAAAGGCAAGTCAACATTTCATTAACTGAAGCTGGAAAAAAGCTTGAAAGCAAAGCAAAATTGATACCTCAATTGCTAGAAAACTCAAGCAATCTATCAAGCAGTGAAATGCAGCAAGTCATGAAAGGCTTGATAAAACTGAGAACAGCTTTGAATGTAAGTAATTTTTAA
- a CDS encoding organic hydroperoxide resistance protein, which yields MLDKVLYSASAKATGGRDGKAETLDGKVKLNLSVPKELGGDGGAGSNPEQLFAMGYSACFLGAMRHVAGAEKVQLPADTSIEGNVGIGPIPNGFGIEVELKIHVPNMDKSKVKEIVDKAHIVCPYSNATRNNIQVKLTVI from the coding sequence ATGTTAGATAAAGTACTATATAGTGCAAGCGCTAAAGCAACTGGCGGAAGAGACGGAAAAGCCGAAACTCTAGACGGTAAAGTAAAGTTAAATCTTTCAGTTCCAAAAGAACTTGGTGGTGATGGCGGAGCAGGATCAAATCCAGAACAATTGTTTGCAATGGGATACAGCGCTTGCTTTTTAGGTGCAATGCGGCATGTGGCTGGAGCTGAAAAAGTTCAGCTCCCAGCAGACACCAGCATTGAAGGAAATGTGGGAATAGGTCCAATTCCTAATGGATTTGGAATTGAAGTTGAATTAAAAATTCATGTCCCAAATATGGATAAAAGCAAAGTAAAAGAAATTGTTGATAAAGCGCATATCGTTTGTCCCTATTCAAATGCTACGCGCAATAATATCCAAGTTAAATTAACAGTAATTTAA
- a CDS encoding sulfatase-like hydrolase/transferase, with translation MSSIEKQKNILLIIADQYRYPGKLTNQQEGFDNHLKAILGFQDEITSDNPYLQFFPGLLNLRKNAVVLKNHMIASSACVPSRSALFTGQYGTRTGLTQTDGIFKSGDAFQFPWLTKNGIPTLGNWMQSAGYRTHYFGKWHISHPSVTSLKEFGFSNWELSYPEPHGSLMNNLGIYRDPIFASSACNFLQREALGAPYGISVSMQEENDPLGEVPNPAKTAPWFAVVSFVNPHDIATYPAVTARALPSTNPNVNSSQSPLGPLDVPKQGQRSLVPLAGSMQVELNEFGFPQANSNLVPTLLESLDDKPSCQKDYAYKMGLALSAKMGLNEAKSVAAAGTISQENILNYAVNVALRSSIPFALTENKEEVSAKFIQFYAYLHSLMDVQINKVLQTLEETGQADNTIVIFVTDHGEYGAAHHMMMEKWHSAYDEVIHVPAVIKLPPSIQASSLRENGMREVHSLTSHIDILPTILGLAGISEAKREEIAQTALKNRPNPPLPGIDLSSIILNHQHDGIVKEKDGSKRRGILFITDDEITAPLSSSWQAYESLKLEDYNVYKAAVEAVRKGTFPGKFVSELEPGAVKQPNHVRCVRTEEYKLVRYFDPSGVEKDEWEMYHLNHDPAESVNLLEFKISPPTEKENLPDWISKETVQEVAGSLLNLLNNLEQKNL, from the coding sequence ATGAGTTCTATTGAAAAACAAAAGAATATTCTTTTAATTATTGCTGATCAATATAGATACCCAGGAAAATTAACAAACCAACAAGAAGGGTTTGATAATCATTTAAAAGCAATTCTAGGATTTCAAGATGAAATAACGTCGGATAATCCATATCTCCAATTTTTCCCAGGATTATTAAATTTAAGAAAAAATGCTGTTGTTTTAAAAAATCACATGATTGCATCTAGTGCTTGTGTCCCGAGCCGCTCTGCACTGTTTACTGGACAATATGGAACGAGAACAGGTTTAACTCAAACTGATGGAATTTTTAAAAGTGGTGATGCATTTCAATTTCCGTGGTTAACAAAAAACGGTATCCCTACTTTAGGTAACTGGATGCAGTCAGCAGGTTACAGAACACATTATTTTGGTAAGTGGCATATTTCTCATCCCTCTGTTACCTCTTTAAAAGAATTTGGTTTCAGTAATTGGGAACTTTCGTATCCAGAGCCACATGGTTCTTTAATGAATAATTTAGGAATTTACCGTGACCCCATTTTTGCGAGTAGCGCATGCAATTTTCTGCAAAGAGAAGCATTAGGCGCGCCATATGGTATTTCTGTTTCTATGCAAGAGGAGAATGATCCTTTAGGAGAAGTGCCAAATCCTGCAAAAACCGCTCCATGGTTTGCGGTTGTTTCGTTTGTTAATCCGCATGATATTGCAACTTATCCTGCAGTAACCGCACGAGCTCTTCCAAGTACAAATCCAAATGTAAATAGTTCCCAGTCGCCATTAGGGCCATTGGATGTACCAAAACAAGGACAACGTTCGTTAGTTCCTTTAGCTGGAAGTATGCAAGTAGAGCTTAATGAATTTGGATTTCCGCAGGCAAATTCAAATTTAGTACCTACTCTTTTAGAATCCTTAGATGATAAACCATCTTGTCAGAAAGATTATGCTTACAAAATGGGTTTAGCTTTAAGTGCAAAAATGGGATTAAATGAAGCAAAAAGTGTTGCTGCCGCTGGGACAATTTCTCAAGAAAATATTCTTAATTATGCCGTTAATGTTGCTTTAAGAAGTTCAATTCCATTTGCTTTGACAGAAAATAAAGAAGAAGTTTCAGCAAAATTTATTCAGTTTTATGCTTACTTGCATAGCTTAATGGATGTGCAAATCAATAAAGTTTTACAGACATTGGAAGAAACAGGTCAGGCAGATAATACAATTGTTATTTTTGTTACTGATCATGGTGAATATGGGGCAGCGCATCATATGATGATGGAAAAATGGCATTCTGCTTATGATGAAGTAATTCATGTTCCCGCAGTAATAAAGCTTCCTCCTTCAATACAAGCATCATCTTTGCGTGAAAATGGTATGCGAGAAGTGCATTCATTAACAAGCCACATAGATATTTTACCTACTATTTTAGGATTGGCAGGTATTTCAGAAGCAAAAAGAGAAGAAATTGCACAGACTGCTTTAAAAAATCGTCCAAATCCACCACTACCAGGAATTGATCTTTCTTCAATTATTTTAAATCATCAACATGATGGCATTGTAAAAGAGAAAGATGGATCTAAAAGACGAGGAATTCTTTTTATCACTGATGATGAAATTACGGCTCCATTATCAAGTTCATGGCAAGCCTATGAAAGCTTAAAATTGGAAGATTATAACGTTTATAAAGCGGCTGTAGAAGCAGTGCGGAAAGGGACATTTCCCGGAAAATTCGTAAGTGAATTAGAACCTGGAGCGGTAAAACAACCGAACCATGTCCGTTGCGTTAGAACTGAGGAATACAAATTGGTAAGATATTTTGATCCATCTGGTGTAGAAAAAGATGAATGGGAAATGTACCATTTAAATCATGATCCAGCAGAATCTGTTAATTTATTGGAGTTTAAAATTTCGCCTCCAACAGAAAAAGAGAATTTACCTGACTGGATCAGTAAAGAAACGGTACAAGAAGTTGCTGGAAGTTTATTGAACTTATTAAATAATTTAGAACAAAAAAATTTATAA
- a CDS encoding DUF2165 domain-containing protein, translating to MFQMQKLERVCKIVFVSMFSFYMSIVALNNILDFNSNYEFVKHVLLMDTTFKNNQLLGRSISSPEIHLIFYVSLITYEILTAILGWIGTYFMLKNFNKSIKLFHNSKKFALIGLMLNLIMCFFAFNTIGGEWFLMWQSPQWNGVTVARSMFVVIFIIFIYIFKKEEEIS from the coding sequence ATGTTTCAAATGCAAAAATTAGAACGTGTTTGCAAAATAGTATTTGTGTCTATGTTTTCATTCTATATGAGCATTGTAGCATTAAACAATATTCTAGACTTCAACTCAAATTATGAATTTGTCAAACATGTATTGCTTATGGATACCACTTTTAAAAACAACCAACTTTTAGGCAGATCGATTTCATCACCTGAAATTCATTTAATTTTCTATGTTTCGTTAATCACCTATGAAATACTTACTGCTATTTTAGGTTGGATAGGAACTTATTTTATGCTTAAAAACTTTAATAAAAGTATTAAACTATTTCACAATTCAAAAAAATTCGCACTAATAGGATTAATGTTAAATCTTATTATGTGCTTCTTTGCTTTTAACACCATCGGCGGTGAATGGTTTTTAATGTGGCAATCTCCACAATGGAACGGAGTAACAGTAGCACGATCTATGTTCGTTGTTATTTTTATTATTTTTATATATATCTTCAAAAAAGAAGAAGAAATAAGCTAA
- a CDS encoding penicillin acylase family protein codes for MKKFKLGFVILVTTVLVSVGISYSCKENKTYNAEILWDTFGVPHIFAKNNSSAFYAFGYAQMHSHGNQLLKLFAQQRGKLTEYFGENYEQKDVLTHQLGIPVLAENWYADQTPEFKTLLTAFVTGLNDYAQKNSSELFPEAKDILPIKEKDILGLSIQTMSHFLLANTSQCSKILFGQTAQKQKKQGSNAWLISPQFTSTKNTMLLANPHLSWFYDNSLDSSAAEQVFYEAHIKTPDIDNYGVTLMGFPILAIAFNKNLAWTHTVNTIKGCDVFQLKKDASDENYVVDNEIKKFDTKTVTLKIKSTNGQFIQKNISIKNSIYGPTFQINDQFYAVQYAAFQLFPRKYFLTQWWEMNLAKNLTEFSSSLKQMELPMFNVFYADKNENILFFDAGIVPKKEAYSTDSDTIFPGDTTKTIWQNFYSYTERPKLLNPENGWIQNANSDPWFTAFTENKNVIQKSNYAIGITVGEQTMSLRDQRSAKLLSQKKIASLSDLIDRKYNPEVELASRVLSDLIELAAKSKDSDVIKAGEILTQWDKTTNENSIGANLFLKWFDIYSSRNESLLNAKIFKNIWDPKLPLTTPNGIASPIEAIAALKEATKQIINTTGKIDVPWGNLNRMLIKNTNYNFPANGGPGDPYGIFRVLTPCPDTKSSHNVTCHGDSYIAAVEFSEPMKAKVLLTYGNSSQPNSKHRGDQLPLTSKKQLRDALLTREEIEMSMEGYDILDHK; via the coding sequence ATGAAAAAATTTAAATTGGGTTTCGTCATTTTAGTTACCACAGTATTAGTTTCTGTAGGTATTTCTTATAGCTGCAAAGAAAATAAAACTTATAATGCTGAAATATTATGGGATACATTTGGTGTTCCTCATATTTTTGCAAAAAATAATTCATCTGCTTTTTATGCTTTTGGTTATGCACAAATGCATAGTCATGGCAACCAACTGCTTAAACTTTTTGCCCAGCAGCGAGGGAAACTTACAGAATATTTTGGAGAAAATTACGAACAAAAAGATGTACTAACTCATCAGCTAGGAATCCCTGTTCTGGCTGAAAATTGGTATGCCGATCAAACACCTGAATTTAAAACCCTTTTAACAGCATTTGTAACTGGCTTAAATGATTATGCACAAAAAAACAGCTCCGAATTATTCCCAGAAGCCAAAGATATTTTACCGATTAAAGAAAAAGATATTCTAGGATTAAGTATTCAAACAATGAGTCATTTTTTACTTGCTAACACAAGTCAGTGCAGTAAAATTTTATTTGGCCAAACTGCACAAAAGCAAAAGAAACAAGGTTCAAATGCTTGGCTTATTTCTCCACAATTTACTTCAACTAAAAATACCATGCTCCTTGCTAATCCACATTTATCTTGGTTTTATGACAATAGTTTAGATTCTTCAGCTGCTGAACAGGTTTTTTATGAAGCACATATAAAAACTCCGGACATTGATAATTATGGTGTAACTTTAATGGGCTTTCCCATTTTAGCAATTGCATTTAACAAAAATCTTGCATGGACTCATACAGTTAATACAATTAAAGGCTGCGATGTTTTTCAATTAAAAAAAGATGCTTCGGACGAAAATTATGTAGTAGATAATGAAATTAAAAAGTTTGACACTAAAACTGTAACTTTAAAAATCAAATCAACTAATGGACAATTTATACAAAAAAATATTTCAATTAAAAATTCAATATATGGTCCTACTTTTCAAATAAATGACCAGTTTTATGCTGTTCAATATGCAGCTTTTCAACTATTTCCCAGAAAATATTTTTTAACCCAATGGTGGGAAATGAATTTAGCAAAAAATTTAACCGAATTTTCAAGTTCTCTAAAGCAAATGGAATTGCCCATGTTCAATGTTTTTTATGCCGATAAAAATGAAAATATTTTATTTTTTGATGCAGGTATTGTTCCTAAAAAAGAAGCATATAGCACCGATTCCGACACTATTTTTCCTGGAGATACTACTAAAACAATTTGGCAAAACTTTTATTCTTATACTGAGCGTCCAAAATTGTTAAATCCTGAAAATGGATGGATTCAAAATGCAAATAGTGATCCCTGGTTTACTGCTTTTACAGAAAACAAAAATGTTATTCAAAAAAGTAACTATGCAATTGGAATTACTGTTGGAGAGCAAACAATGTCTTTGCGCGATCAAAGATCAGCAAAACTGCTTTCGCAGAAAAAAATTGCCAGTTTAAGTGACCTTATTGATCGGAAATACAATCCAGAAGTAGAATTAGCTTCGCGTGTTCTTTCTGATTTAATTGAATTAGCTGCAAAATCAAAAGATAGTGATGTCATAAAAGCAGGAGAAATATTAACGCAATGGGATAAAACTACAAATGAAAATAGTATTGGAGCAAATTTATTTCTTAAATGGTTCGACATATATTCAAGTCGCAATGAATCTTTATTAAATGCGAAAATTTTTAAAAATATCTGGGATCCAAAATTGCCATTAACTACACCGAACGGCATAGCTTCACCTATTGAAGCCATCGCCGCATTAAAGGAAGCGACAAAACAAATTATAAATACAACTGGAAAAATAGATGTCCCATGGGGAAATTTAAATAGAATGTTAATTAAAAACACAAATTATAATTTTCCAGCCAATGGCGGCCCTGGTGATCCTTATGGAATTTTCCGTGTTTTAACTCCTTGTCCTGATACTAAATCTTCACATAACGTTACCTGTCATGGAGATAGTTACATAGCAGCTGTTGAGTTTTCGGAACCAATGAAGGCAAAGGTTTTGTTAACTTATGGAAATTCTTCGCAACCAAATTCAAAGCACCGAGGAGATCAATTACCACTTACCAGCAAGAAACAATTACGAGATGCTCTACTAACAAGAGAAGAAATTGAAATGTCTATGGAAGGCTACGATATTTTAGATCATAAATAA
- the rho gene encoding transcription termination factor Rho — MNLKELKEKHISDLVHMAKDMGIDGAANLRKQDLVFALLEAQAVRNGVVYSEGVLETLPDGFGFLRAPDYNYLPGPDDIYVSPSQIRRFNLRTGDTVSGQIRPPKDNERYFALLKVESVNGETPDFTGEKILFDNLTTIHPDFRFKLENDPQIYSTRLIDLFAPIGKGQRALIVAPPKTGKTILLQNIANSIAQNHPEAVLIVLLIDERPEEVTDMERSVRGEVVSSTFDEPAQRHVQVAEMVIEKAKRLVEHKKDVVILLDSITRLARAYNSVVPPSGKILTGGVDANALHKPKRFFGAARNVEEGGSLTIIATALIDTGSRMDEVIFEEFKGTGNMELVLDRRLAERRVFPAIDINKSATRREDLLLGRETLNRLWVLRKVLHPMSPIESMEFLLQRLERCETNDEFLNSMNG, encoded by the coding sequence ATGAATTTAAAAGAACTGAAAGAAAAACATATTAGCGATCTTGTGCATATGGCAAAAGATATGGGTATTGATGGAGCTGCAAACTTACGAAAACAAGATCTTGTTTTTGCTCTCTTAGAAGCTCAAGCTGTGCGCAATGGGGTTGTTTATTCTGAAGGTGTTCTTGAAACTTTACCTGATGGTTTTGGTTTTTTAAGAGCCCCTGACTATAATTACCTGCCTGGGCCTGATGATATTTATGTTTCTCCGTCGCAAATTAGACGTTTTAATCTCAGAACAGGTGATACTGTTTCTGGCCAAATTCGTCCACCAAAAGATAATGAGCGTTACTTTGCTTTATTAAAAGTAGAATCAGTTAATGGAGAAACTCCAGATTTTACTGGCGAAAAAATATTGTTTGATAACTTAACAACAATTCACCCAGATTTTCGCTTTAAACTTGAAAATGATCCACAAATTTATAGCACTCGCTTAATTGATTTATTTGCCCCAATTGGAAAAGGACAACGTGCACTCATTGTTGCTCCTCCAAAAACAGGGAAAACTATTTTACTCCAAAATATTGCAAATTCTATTGCGCAAAATCATCCTGAAGCTGTTTTAATAGTGTTACTTATAGATGAGCGTCCGGAAGAAGTAACAGATATGGAACGTTCTGTGCGTGGAGAAGTTGTCAGTTCAACGTTTGATGAACCAGCTCAACGCCATGTGCAAGTTGCAGAAATGGTAATTGAAAAAGCAAAACGTCTTGTTGAGCATAAAAAAGATGTTGTTATCTTACTCGATTCCATTACGCGTCTCGCTCGTGCTTACAATAGTGTTGTACCACCAAGCGGTAAAATTCTAACAGGTGGTGTGGATGCCAATGCGTTACACAAACCAAAACGCTTTTTTGGTGCAGCGCGAAATGTGGAAGAAGGTGGAAGCCTTACTATTATTGCAACTGCTTTAATTGATACAGGCAGCCGTATGGACGAAGTTATCTTTGAAGAATTTAAAGGTACTGGTAACATGGAGCTTGTGCTTGATCGCCGTCTTGCTGAACGCCGTGTATTCCCTGCAATTGACATCAATAAAAGTGCAACTCGCCGTGAAGACTTGCTTCTTGGCAGAGAAACGCTTAATCGCCTTTGGGTTCTTCGCAAAGTATTGCACCCAATGTCGCCTATTGAATCGATGGAGTTTTTACTACAAAGACTCGAACGCTGTGAAACTAATGATGAGTTCCTAAATAGTATGAATGGTTAA